In Alistipes sp. ZOR0009, the following proteins share a genomic window:
- a CDS encoding NADP-dependent isocitrate dehydrogenase, with protein sequence MEKIRMKTPLVELDGDEMTRVLWPLIKEKLILPFIDLKVEYYDLGIQNRDRTDDRVTVEAAEAIIKYGVGVKNATITPNADRVVEYKLKKQWKSPNGTIRAMLDGTVFRKPIMVKNVQPSVRSWVKPIVVGRHAYGDVYRNAELYVEAGCKAELVVTDEHGVEKRELIHDFAEAGVIQGMHNTDASIASFARSCFEYSLDQKVDCWFATKDTISKIYDQRFKNIFEEIFNLEYKDKFKASGIEFFYTLIDDVVARIMKHEGGILWACKNYDGDVMSDMVASSFGSLAMMTSVLVSPKGYFEYEAAHGTVQRHYYKHLKGEKTSTNAVALIFAWTGALAKRGELDGIPELILFAQKLEKAVVQTIESGVMTGDLAAICSPPALRVVYSEEFLDEIAKNI encoded by the coding sequence ATGGAAAAAATAAGAATGAAGACACCGCTGGTAGAGCTTGACGGTGATGAAATGACCAGAGTACTGTGGCCTCTGATAAAGGAAAAGTTGATATTGCCGTTTATCGATTTAAAGGTGGAATACTACGATTTAGGTATTCAAAATCGGGATAGGACAGACGATAGGGTTACAGTAGAGGCTGCTGAGGCAATCATTAAATATGGTGTTGGAGTAAAGAATGCAACAATTACACCGAATGCGGATAGGGTAGTGGAGTATAAGCTTAAAAAGCAGTGGAAATCTCCCAATGGAACAATTAGGGCAATGCTCGACGGGACGGTTTTTAGAAAGCCTATTATGGTGAAAAATGTTCAGCCGTCTGTGCGCTCGTGGGTGAAACCGATAGTTGTTGGACGTCATGCGTACGGAGATGTTTACCGAAATGCAGAACTCTATGTAGAAGCAGGTTGTAAGGCCGAGTTGGTAGTGACAGATGAGCATGGCGTTGAAAAACGTGAGCTAATTCATGACTTTGCAGAAGCGGGTGTAATTCAAGGTATGCACAATACGGATGCTTCCATTGCTAGTTTTGCACGTTCCTGCTTTGAGTACTCTCTTGATCAGAAAGTAGACTGCTGGTTTGCAACTAAAGACACCATCTCTAAAATCTACGACCAGCGCTTTAAGAATATCTTTGAGGAAATTTTTAACCTAGAGTATAAAGATAAGTTTAAAGCCTCTGGCATAGAGTTTTTTTACACGTTGATAGACGATGTTGTCGCTCGAATTATGAAGCATGAAGGTGGAATTCTTTGGGCCTGCAAAAACTATGACGGAGATGTTATGAGCGATATGGTTGCCTCTTCATTTGGCTCTTTGGCAATGATGACTTCTGTTTTAGTTTCGCCGAAAGGCTATTTTGAGTACGAGGCTGCTCATGGTACCGTTCAACGTCACTATTACAAGCATCTTAAAGGAGAAAAGACTTCGACAAATGCGGTAGCGCTAATCTTTGCATGGACTGGTGCCTTGGCAAAACGGGGAGAGTTGGATGGTATTCCAGAGCTTATTCTGTTTGCTCAAAAGTTGGAAAAAGCGGTTGTGCAGACGATAGAGAGCGGAGTAATGACAGGTGATCTTGCGGCCATTTGTTCTCCTCCAGCCCTAAGGGTTGTTTATTCAGAAGAGTTTTTGGACGAAATAGCAAAAAACATTTAG